A genomic stretch from Luteitalea sp. includes:
- a CDS encoding PQQ-binding-like beta-propeller repeat protein, producing the protein MRSNTRRLWLPFLGAAGLIGLLLGAWLVRGAWTLEEQRWTTWSDYGGSSDSMQYSALTQINKTNVSSLELAWHYPVPDRTGNFGFNPIVVDGVMYVLGRENNIVALEATTGKVIWSHAVDGEGSPGNRGINYWESEDRSDRRLIYAASGALWQIDAQTGEAITAFGDNGRVEMRVGQPRVLGSPSGTPGRVYENLFITGSNTGERYFSPPGDIRAYDVITGKLVWTFHTVPRPSEHGHDTWPPEAWKYAGGANTWGEISIDEKRGIAYVPTGSPTHDLYGGDRLGANLFANCLLALDARTGKRLWHFQAVHHDLWDYDLTAAPKLLTVRHDGEMVDVVAQPTKFGFLYVFNRETGEPLWPIEERPVPASDVPGEKAWPTQPFPTKPPPFARQEFKEDDINPYLDPKDKEAVHKRFLAARAGRVFTPQLLDREQIMMPGQFGGANFGGSAADPETGFLYVRTTDHPTIHQLREFDPDEERKRREGSPEVRGRAVYEQMCVTCHGKPQQGGIQTMDRSGLIAISELSADYLEAQIREGQGQMPAFTEDVISDDDLEDLMAFLGRPADDDEERSRERRPVATDSARKDGMTLYPGTRYTGPLGRAFQAESGLSAIGPPWSEIVAYDLNEGTIKWRAPFGTSPALAARGITNTGNGRRAWRNGPVVTAGGLIFVGSWADRMLRAFDKDNGKLLWEYELNANPEGIVSVFEVGGRQYIAFCASGEEGNETPIEEAFEARPGLASAQGYYVFVLPQTADTTTD; encoded by the coding sequence ATGAGATCCAACACTCGGCGTCTTTGGTTGCCTTTCTTGGGAGCTGCCGGCTTGATTGGTCTCCTCCTCGGAGCCTGGCTGGTCCGTGGCGCGTGGACCCTCGAGGAACAGCGGTGGACGACGTGGAGCGACTACGGCGGTTCGTCCGACTCAATGCAGTACTCGGCGCTCACGCAAATCAACAAGACCAACGTGAGCAGTCTCGAGTTGGCCTGGCACTATCCCGTGCCCGATCGCACGGGTAACTTTGGTTTCAATCCGATCGTCGTGGATGGCGTGATGTACGTGCTCGGGCGCGAGAACAACATCGTCGCGCTCGAGGCGACCACAGGGAAAGTAATCTGGTCGCATGCGGTCGATGGTGAGGGCAGCCCCGGTAATCGCGGCATCAACTACTGGGAAAGTGAGGACCGTTCCGACCGCAGGCTGATTTACGCGGCCAGCGGCGCGTTGTGGCAGATCGACGCGCAGACCGGCGAGGCAATCACCGCCTTCGGTGACAACGGCCGGGTCGAGATGCGAGTAGGACAACCGCGCGTCCTCGGCAGTCCCAGCGGCACACCTGGGCGTGTATACGAGAACCTGTTCATCACCGGCTCCAATACCGGCGAGCGATACTTCTCGCCTCCGGGCGACATCCGCGCGTACGACGTGATCACCGGCAAGCTGGTCTGGACGTTTCACACCGTCCCGCGTCCAAGCGAGCATGGCCATGACACCTGGCCGCCGGAGGCCTGGAAGTACGCCGGCGGCGCCAACACCTGGGGAGAGATCTCGATCGACGAGAAGCGAGGGATCGCCTATGTGCCCACCGGCTCTCCCACTCACGACCTCTACGGCGGTGACCGGCTAGGCGCCAACCTGTTTGCGAACTGTCTGCTGGCGCTGGATGCACGGACCGGGAAGCGCCTGTGGCACTTTCAAGCCGTGCACCACGATCTCTGGGATTACGACCTGACGGCCGCACCGAAGCTCTTGACCGTACGCCACGATGGCGAAATGGTCGACGTCGTCGCTCAACCGACGAAGTTCGGGTTTCTGTACGTATTTAATCGGGAGACCGGGGAGCCACTGTGGCCGATCGAGGAACGGCCGGTTCCCGCGAGCGACGTACCGGGTGAGAAAGCGTGGCCCACCCAGCCCTTCCCGACCAAGCCGCCCCCGTTCGCACGGCAGGAATTCAAGGAAGACGACATCAATCCCTATCTCGATCCGAAGGATAAGGAGGCGGTGCACAAGCGCTTCCTGGCGGCTCGAGCTGGGCGCGTATTCACACCGCAGCTTCTGGATCGCGAGCAGATCATGATGCCCGGACAGTTTGGCGGGGCGAACTTCGGTGGCAGCGCGGCGGATCCGGAGACGGGATTTCTCTACGTGCGAACGACGGATCATCCGACGATCCATCAACTCAGGGAATTTGACCCGGATGAGGAGCGCAAGAGGAGAGAGGGCTCTCCTGAAGTGCGGGGCCGCGCAGTGTACGAGCAAATGTGCGTCACCTGTCATGGCAAGCCTCAGCAAGGCGGCATCCAGACGATGGACCGCAGCGGCCTGATTGCCATCAGCGAACTGAGCGCGGACTATCTCGAGGCGCAGATCCGAGAAGGGCAAGGCCAGATGCCAGCCTTCACCGAGGACGTCATCTCCGACGACGACCTGGAAGATCTCATGGCGTTTCTAGGACGCCCGGCCGATGACGACGAGGAGCGAAGCCGCGAGCGCAGGCCGGTTGCCACCGATTCGGCGCGCAAAGATGGTATGACGCTCTACCCCGGCACTCGCTACACCGGTCCGCTCGGACGCGCGTTCCAAGCAGAGAGCGGCCTTTCCGCGATCGGCCCGCCCTGGTCGGAGATCGTGGCCTACGACCTCAACGAGGGCACCATAAAGTGGCGTGCGCCGTTCGGCACCAGCCCGGCGCTGGCGGCGCGCGGTATCACGAACACCGGCAACGGGCGGCGCGCCTGGCGAAATGGCCCCGTCGTCACGGCGGGCGGGCTGATCTTCGTTGGATCGTGGGCCGACCGTATGCTCCGCGCTTTCGACAAGGACAATGGCAAGCTGCTCTGGGAATACGAGTTGAACGCGAATCCCGAAGGCATCGTGTCGGTCTTCGAGGTGGGCGGCCGTCAATACATCGCCTTCTGTGCCTCGGGCGAGGAGGGCAACGAAACGCCGATAGAGGAGGCGTTCGAGGCGCGGCCCGGGCTGGCGTCGGCTCAAGGCTACTACGTGTTCGTGTTACCACAGACCGCTGACACCACGACGGACTAG